One Methanocaldococcus villosus KIN24-T80 genomic window carries:
- a CDS encoding bifunctional NADP phosphatase/NAD kinase: MLDIALKVVNEIDKKIKPLIGWEKAEEIVKIGADGTPTRRIDIIAENIAINVLKKFGGVLISEEIGLEIFNNFNYIYILDPIDGTYNALKSIPLYSTSIAIIKIKNEHKETLENLNKEELGNFIKNHYTIDDIKLGVVKNLATGEIYYAIKGEGCYLKSENQKKRLYVSKVKKLKEATIGLSPYGLSNNGLLEFLKERRARRIRLFGSTALELCFVANNALDAYVNINNNSRLCDIAAGYIICKEANAIVTDKNGKPLNLKIDLFSKTSLIVSNKHLHKKLIALFGNKWVIKPISFGIVVREDKKSAIELAKKVCNYLKERNIPYYVESFLKDEVGGKEFDISKVSHIIAIGGDGTILKAARIVGDNPIPILSINMGNVGFLANFNKKDIFKAINMIIEGDYEIEIKSRVQCKINNNKKTSPALNEVVVITKHPAKMLEFNIYINDKLVEHVRADGIIVASPNGSTAYSLSAGGPIVEPSVECFIISPICPFKLSSRPMVVSILNKIKIELLVDKPALVVVDGNVEGEINKGDILTFERGPDCYFIKGKDFYEKLKNFGIS, encoded by the coding sequence ATGTTAGATATTGCTTTAAAAGTAGTTAATGAAATAGATAAGAAAATAAAGCCATTAATTGGATGGGAAAAGGCAGAAGAAATTGTTAAAATTGGTGCTGATGGAACTCCAACAAGGAGAATTGATATAATTGCTGAGAATATAGCAATAAATGTACTAAAAAAATTTGGTGGTGTATTAATTAGTGAAGAAATAGGATTAGAAATATTTAACAACTTTAATTATATCTACATTTTAGATCCTATTGATGGAACATATAATGCTTTAAAATCCATTCCTCTATACTCAACATCTATAGCAATAATTAAAATAAAAAATGAGCATAAAGAAACATTAGAAAATTTAAATAAGGAAGAATTAGGCAATTTTATAAAAAATCATTACACTATTGATGATATCAAATTAGGAGTTGTTAAAAACCTTGCTACTGGGGAAATATATTATGCTATTAAAGGAGAAGGATGTTATTTAAAAAGTGAAAATCAAAAAAAGAGATTATATGTTAGTAAAGTTAAAAAATTAAAGGAAGCTACTATTGGACTATCTCCTTATGGATTATCTAATAATGGTCTTTTAGAATTTCTAAAAGAGAGAAGGGCTAGGAGAATAAGATTATTTGGATCAACAGCTTTAGAATTGTGTTTTGTAGCCAACAATGCACTTGATGCATATGTAAATATCAATAATAACTCAAGACTCTGTGATATAGCTGCTGGGTATATAATATGTAAAGAGGCTAACGCTATTGTAACAGATAAAAATGGGAAACCTTTAAATTTGAAGATTGATTTATTTTCAAAAACATCATTAATTGTTAGTAATAAACATTTGCATAAAAAATTAATAGCTTTATTTGGAAATAAATGGGTTATAAAGCCTATATCATTTGGAATAGTTGTTAGAGAAGATAAAAAGTCTGCTATAGAATTAGCAAAAAAGGTTTGTAATTATTTAAAAGAAAGAAACATCCCTTATTATGTTGAAAGTTTTCTAAAAGATGAAGTTGGAGGAAAAGAATTTGACATTAGTAAGGTTTCTCACATCATAGCTATAGGAGGGGATGGGACAATATTAAAAGCTGCTAGAATTGTTGGTGATAATCCTATACCAATACTTTCAATAAACATGGGTAATGTAGGTTTTTTAGCTAATTTTAATAAAAAAGATATATTTAAAGCTATAAATATGATTATAGAAGGAGATTATGAAATAGAAATAAAATCAAGAGTTCAGTGTAAAATAAACAATAATAAAAAAACATCTCCAGCATTGAATGAGGTAGTGGTTATAACAAAACATCCAGCTAAAATGTTAGAGTTTAACATATATATAAATGATAAACTTGTTGAACATGTCAGAGCTGATGGAATAATTGTAGCCTCACCAAATGGATCAACAGCATATTCTTTAAGTGCTGGAGGACCTATAGTTGAACCTAGTGTTGAATGCTTTATTATCTCTCCAATATGTCCTTTTAAGCTCTCATCAAGACCAATGGTTGTTTCTATTTTAAATAAAATAAAAATAGAGCTTCTAGTAGATAAACCTGCTTTAGTTGTTGTTGATGGAAATGTAGAAGGAGAGATAAATAAGGGGGATATTCTAACATTTGAAAGAGGGCCTGACTGTTATTTTATTAAAGGTAAGGACTTCTATGAAAAACTTAAAAACTTTGGGATATCATGA
- a CDS encoding 50S ribosomal protein L31e: MQMERIYTISLRDVINRSTRKKRAPRAIKKIKEFLKRHMKAENVKIDNKLNEKIWERGIEKPPARVRVKAVKEGDTVIATLAE, encoded by the coding sequence ATACAGATGGAGAGAATATATACAATATCTTTAAGAGATGTTATAAATAGATCTACAAGAAAAAAGAGAGCTCCAAGAGCTATTAAAAAGATAAAAGAATTCTTAAAAAGACATATGAAAGCTGAAAATGTCAAAATAGATAATAAGTTAAATGAAAAGATTTGGGAAAGAGGAATAGAAAAACCTCCTGCAAGAGTAAGAGTTAAAGCTGTCAAAGAAGGGGACACTGTTATAGCCACATTAGCTGAGTGA
- a CDS encoding 30S ribosomal protein S3ae gives MAVARGRRKVRKVRDKWKEKVWYEIYATPEFGGVFIGYTPANDPSLVLGRVAETSLKDLTGDPTKHMHRVYFKIFGVTGNKAIAQYYGHDTTREYMKSQVRRRRSKIDAIVDVTTQDGYKIRTKATVLTAYRINTKQKSDIRKMMVEIIKNMANEKTFPQYVQAMLFGEMAEKIKEAAKKIVPIKNVIIYKSEVLSLAKKEENEGYVREEEVSA, from the coding sequence ATGGCTGTAGCAAGAGGAAGAAGAAAAGTAAGAAAGGTTAGAGATAAGTGGAAAGAGAAAGTTTGGTATGAAATATATGCCACTCCAGAGTTTGGAGGAGTATTTATAGGCTACACTCCTGCAAATGATCCAAGCTTAGTCTTAGGTAGGGTAGCTGAAACCAGTTTAAAAGATTTAACAGGAGATCCTACAAAACACATGCATAGAGTATATTTCAAAATATTTGGAGTTACTGGGAATAAAGCAATAGCCCAATATTATGGGCATGACACAACAAGAGAATATATGAAATCACAGGTTAGGAGAAGAAGAAGTAAGATAGATGCTATTGTAGATGTAACTACTCAAGATGGATACAAAATTAGGACAAAAGCTACAGTATTAACAGCTTATAGAATAAACACTAAGCAAAAGTCAGATATTAGAAAAATGATGGTAGAGATAATTAAAAACATGGCTAATGAAAAAACATTCCCACAGTATGTACAAGCTATGCTATTTGGAGAAATGGCAGAAAAGATAAAAGAGGCTGCTAAGAAAATAGTCCCTATAAAAAATGTTATTATATATAAATCAGAGGTTTTAAGCTTAGCAAAGAAGGAGGAGAATGAAGGATATGTTAGAGAAGAAGAAGTTAGTGCATAA
- a CDS encoding sulfide-dependent adenosine diphosphate thiazole synthase: MLKADEVKITKVILKSSFEMWLSNIEVDVVIVGAGPSGLTCGRYLAKNGYKTLILERHLAFGGGTWGGGMGFPYIVIEPPANEILEECGVKLKEMEGYYVADSVEVPAKLACKAIDDGAKILTGVVVEDLIVRDHEVNGVVINSYAIERAGLHIDPLAIKSKVVVDATGHEANVVNILIRKNKLKLNLEGERSMWAEKGENELLENTKEVYPNLFVCGMAANAVFGGHRMGAIFGGMYLSGKKCAELIMEKLKL; encoded by the coding sequence ATGTTAAAAGCAGATGAGGTTAAGATCACTAAAGTTATTTTAAAATCTTCTTTTGAAATGTGGTTAAGTAATATTGAAGTTGATGTAGTCATTGTAGGAGCAGGGCCATCAGGATTAACATGTGGTAGATATTTAGCTAAAAATGGTTATAAGACATTAATATTGGAAAGACATTTAGCTTTTGGAGGCGGCACATGGGGAGGAGGAATGGGATTTCCTTATATTGTCATTGAACCTCCAGCTAATGAGATATTGGAAGAATGTGGTGTTAAATTAAAAGAAATGGAAGGGTATTATGTTGCAGACTCTGTTGAAGTTCCTGCTAAGCTTGCATGTAAAGCTATTGATGATGGAGCAAAGATATTAACAGGAGTGGTTGTTGAAGATTTAATAGTAAGAGATCATGAAGTTAATGGAGTGGTTATTAATAGCTATGCTATAGAAAGAGCTGGCTTGCACATAGATCCTTTAGCTATCAAAAGTAAAGTTGTTGTTGATGCAACAGGTCATGAGGCAAATGTGGTAAATATCTTAATAAGGAAGAATAAGTTAAAGTTGAATCTTGAGGGAGAAAGGTCAATGTGGGCTGAAAAAGGAGAAAATGAATTATTAGAAAACACAAAAGAAGTTTATCCTAACTTATTTGTATGTGGTATGGCTGCAAATGCTGTTTTTGGTGGGCATAGAATGGGAGCTATATTTGGGGGGATGTATTTATCTGGAAAGAAGTGTGCTGAGTTAATAATGGAAAAATTAAAACTGTAA
- the rpsB gene encoding 30S ribosomal protein S2 — MAEELLVPLDTYLASGIHIGTQQKTKDMERFIYRVRSDGLYVLDVRKTDERLRIAAKFLARYEPEDILAVSRRIYTMGPLEEFGKYTGIRTVVGRFVPGTLTNPSYKGFIEPEVIFISDPRVDRQALKEAIEIGIPIVALCDTEHLTSFIDLVIPTNNKGKKAVALIYYILTKEYLKNRGVITDDNVPFTYEEFLERAANPKYRIVIQPKDKRKRRRKKK, encoded by the coding sequence ATGGCAGAAGAGCTGCTGGTTCCATTAGATACATATTTAGCCTCAGGAATTCACATAGGTACTCAGCAGAAGACAAAAGATATGGAGAGGTTTATATATAGAGTTAGAAGTGATGGTCTGTATGTTTTAGATGTTAGAAAGACTGATGAAAGATTAAGGATAGCAGCTAAGTTCTTAGCAAGATATGAACCAGAAGATATATTGGCTGTCTCAAGAAGAATATATACAATGGGACCATTAGAAGAATTTGGGAAATATACAGGAATTAGAACAGTAGTAGGAAGATTTGTTCCTGGAACTTTAACAAATCCATCATATAAAGGGTTTATAGAACCTGAAGTCATATTTATAAGTGATCCAAGAGTTGATAGACAGGCTTTAAAAGAGGCTATAGAAATAGGAATCCCAATAGTAGCCCTATGTGATACAGAACATTTGACATCATTTATAGATCTTGTAATCCCAACAAACAATAAAGGAAAAAAAGCTGTAGCTTTAATATATTACATATTAACAAAAGAATATCTTAAAAATAGGGGAGTTATAACTGATGACAATGTTCCATTTACATATGAAGAATTTTTAGAGAGGGCTGCAAATCCAAAATATAGAATAGTTATTCAACCAAAAGATAAAAGAAAGAGAAGAAGAAAGAAAAAATAA
- a CDS encoding 50S ribosomal protein L15e, whose protein sequence is MGIYKYIREAWKRPKETYVRQLLWERLQQWRREPAVVRIERPTRLDRARSLGYKPKQGIIVVRVRVRRGGLRKPRPKNSKKPATLGVNKITMGKSIQRIAEERAARKYPNMEVLNSYWVGEDGKYKWYEVILVDPAHPAIQADPNYAWICTGKHKGRAFRGLTSAGKKGRGLRNKGIGAEKVRPSIRAHGRRGK, encoded by the coding sequence ATGGGAATATATAAATATATAAGGGAAGCATGGAAAAGACCAAAAGAAACATATGTAAGGCAGCTGTTATGGGAAAGACTACAGCAGTGGAGAAGAGAACCTGCAGTTGTTAGAATAGAGAGACCAACAAGATTAGATAGAGCAAGATCATTAGGTTATAAACCAAAACAGGGAATAATTGTTGTTAGGGTAAGAGTTAGAAGAGGAGGATTAAGAAAACCAAGACCTAAAAATTCTAAAAAACCTGCAACATTGGGAGTTAATAAAATAACAATGGGTAAATCTATTCAAAGAATAGCTGAAGAGAGAGCTGCTAGGAAATATCCAAACATGGAAGTTTTAAACAGTTATTGGGTAGGGGAAGATGGGAAGTATAAGTGGTATGAGGTTATTCTTGTAGATCCTGCACATCCAGCCATTCAAGCTGATCCAAACTATGCTTGGATATGTACTGGAAAGCATAAAGGAAGAGCATTTAGAGGTTTAACATCAGCAGGTAAGAAAGGTAGAGGATTAAGAAATAAAGGAATAGGTGCTGAAAAAGTTAGACCAAGCATTAGAGCTCATGGAAGAAGAGGGAAGTAA
- a CDS encoding translation initiation factor IF-6 — MIIKKYFSGIPTVGVLAFTNEFLTLLPIFLERKDILDVKEVLKTEILQINIGGSSLIGSLVAGNSYAILLPKIVKDDELEVLKSFLKNNDIDINLGIIKSKNTALGNLILTNDNGALISPELADFKKDIEDYLNVETEVGTIVDLPTVGSNGVLTNKGCLVHPLTEEDELNFLKELFKVEYIGKGTANKGTTSVGACVIANTKGAIVGGDTTGPELLIIEDALGLI; from the coding sequence ATGATTATTAAAAAATACTTTTCTGGTATTCCTACTGTAGGAGTTTTAGCATTTACTAATGAGTTTTTAACACTATTACCTATCTTTTTAGAAAGAAAAGATATATTGGATGTAAAAGAAGTTTTAAAAACTGAAATATTACAGATCAATATTGGTGGAAGCTCACTTATAGGTTCATTAGTTGCAGGAAACAGCTATGCTATCTTACTTCCAAAGATTGTTAAAGATGATGAATTGGAAGTGCTAAAAAGCTTTTTAAAAAATAATGATATAGATATTAATTTAGGGATAATTAAATCAAAAAATACTGCTTTAGGTAATTTAATATTAACTAATGATAATGGAGCTCTTATCTCCCCTGAGTTGGCTGATTTTAAAAAAGACATAGAGGATTATTTAAATGTTGAAACAGAAGTTGGGACAATAGTAGATTTACCAACAGTTGGAAGTAATGGAGTTTTAACAAATAAAGGTTGTTTAGTTCATCCATTAACTGAAGAAGATGAATTAAATTTTTTAAAAGAGTTATTTAAAGTAGAGTATATTGGAAAAGGAACTGCTAATAAGGGAACTACATCAGTTGGGGCTTGTGTAATTGCTAATACAAAAGGAGCTATAGTTGGTGGGGACACAACAGGTCCAGAATTATTAATAATAGAGGATGCTTTAGGGCTAATCTGA
- a CDS encoding flavodoxin family protein — MLILGISGSPREGNTSFLVKEALKAAANEGFDTEFISLAKKEMNPCIACNVCKETGQCQIIDDVEDILNKMREADGIIIGSPVYFGGVSAQLKILMDRSRPLRYGFQLKNKVGGAIAVGASRNGGQETTIQQIHNFFLIHSMIIVGDAEPTAHYGGTGVGKDPEDCKNDDIGLETARNLGRKVAEVVKLIKR, encoded by the coding sequence ATTTTGATATTAGGTATAAGTGGTAGTCCTAGAGAAGGAAATACAAGTTTTTTAGTAAAAGAAGCTTTAAAAGCTGCTGCTAATGAAGGGTTTGATACAGAATTTATAAGTTTAGCTAAAAAAGAAATGAATCCATGCATAGCTTGTAATGTTTGTAAAGAGACAGGTCAGTGTCAAATAATAGATGATGTAGAGGATATATTAAATAAAATGAGAGAGGCAGATGGTATTATTATAGGCTCTCCAGTTTATTTTGGAGGAGTTTCAGCTCAATTAAAAATACTTATGGATAGGTCAAGGCCTCTTAGATATGGTTTTCAGCTAAAAAATAAAGTTGGTGGAGCTATAGCTGTAGGAGCTTCAAGAAATGGTGGTCAAGAAACAACTATTCAGCAAATTCATAACTTTTTCTTGATACATTCTATGATTATTGTTGGGGATGCTGAACCTACAGCACATTATGGAGGTACTGGAGTAGGTAAAGATCCTGAAGATTGTAAAAATGATGATATAGGTTTAGAAACTGCAAGAAATCTTGGAAGAAAAGTTGCTGAAGTTGTAAAATTAATTAAGAGATGA
- a CDS encoding TrmJ/YjtD family RNA methyltransferase, whose amino-acid sequence MIVILVNPKYSGNVGSVARVMKNFDFEELRIVGSKEIVNNEAYMMAMHAKDILDRAKFYKTFDDAIKDLDFIIATSGARGGDRNLKRVPITPKELAKKILEIKGKIGIVFGREDDGLRNEEIDKCDLLVSIPTSQKYPIMNLSHAVAVILYEIYSTKVENKFLDINIREASKEDKELLIKKFNEFIEKKDLPEHKKELCKIIFKRLVNRAFISGKEAWALMNAFKSD is encoded by the coding sequence ATGATTGTTATTTTAGTAAACCCTAAATACTCTGGAAATGTAGGTAGTGTTGCAAGAGTTATGAAAAATTTTGATTTTGAAGAACTCAGAATTGTTGGGAGTAAAGAGATAGTAAATAATGAAGCATATATGATGGCTATGCATGCTAAAGATATTCTTGATAGAGCAAAATTTTATAAAACTTTTGATGATGCTATTAAGGATTTGGATTTTATTATAGCCACTTCTGGAGCTAGAGGGGGAGATAGAAATTTAAAAAGAGTTCCAATAACTCCAAAAGAACTTGCTAAAAAGATTCTGGAGATTAAAGGGAAGATAGGAATAGTTTTTGGTAGGGAAGATGATGGGCTAAGAAATGAAGAGATAGATAAATGTGACCTCTTAGTCTCTATCCCCACTTCCCAAAAGTATCCAATTATGAACCTTTCTCATGCAGTAGCTGTTATATTATATGAGATATACTCAACAAAAGTAGAAAATAAATTTTTAGATATAAATATAAGAGAGGCTTCTAAGGAAGATAAGGAGCTATTAATAAAGAAATTTAATGAATTTATTGAAAAAAAGGATTTACCAGAGCATAAAAAAGAACTTTGTAAAATAATATTTAAGAGATTGGTTAATAGAGCTTTTATATCTGGGAAAGAAGCATGGGCATTGATGAATGCTTTTAAATCAGATTAG
- a CDS encoding KEOPS complex subunit Pcc1, with amino-acid sequence MWVIFDLNIDIPKEVSRSLEIDNYKENSFEITLKNNNLHIETHSIGSLKSILDDFFRCLTAAIKVYEIACDYKIRNVTESDLESFLSLYYKAYKGFKKYYYKTERWAKWYFKWLMKRDKDGFFIIEYKNKPIGFIACDCNWESKIEKKKVAEIHEIFVDPDFRGRGIGTMLINKAIEYAKKRGRDVIELWAGVENEQAKKFYKHLGFEEKEKVNDWVRFVKRLQF; translated from the coding sequence ATGTGGGTTATTTTTGATTTAAATATTGATATTCCTAAAGAGGTAAGTAGAAGTTTAGAAATTGACAATTATAAAGAAAATAGCTTTGAAATAACATTAAAAAATAATAATTTACACATAGAAACACATTCTATTGGTTCATTAAAATCTATATTAGATGATTTTTTTAGATGCTTAACAGCAGCTATAAAAGTTTATGAAATAGCTTGTGATTATAAAATAAGAAATGTAACTGAATCTGACTTGGAAAGCTTCTTATCTCTCTATTATAAGGCATATAAAGGATTTAAAAAATACTATTATAAAACTGAAAGATGGGCTAAGTGGTATTTTAAGTGGTTAATGAAAAGAGATAAAGATGGATTTTTTATTATTGAGTATAAAAATAAACCTATAGGATTTATAGCCTGTGATTGTAATTGGGAAAGTAAAATAGAAAAGAAAAAAGTTGCTGAAATCCATGAGATTTTTGTAGATCCAGATTTTAGAGGTAGGGGGATAGGAACAATGTTAATAAATAAAGCTATAGAATATGCCAAAAAAAGGGGTAGAGATGTTATAGAACTTTGGGCAGGAGTTGAAAATGAACAGGCTAAAAAGTTTTATAAGCACTTAGGATTTGAAGAGAAAGAGAAAGTAAATGATTGGGTAAGATTTGTTAAAAGATTACAGTTTTAA
- a CDS encoding secondary thiamine-phosphate synthase enzyme YjbQ, with protein sequence MLFTYTVRSKKREELIDITNLLLDAIKRSGVNEGFAIIYAPHTTAAITINENADPTVKGDIINYLSKLIPKNYNYKHLEGNSDAHIKSSIIGCSEMIIIKDGKPILGTWQGLFFAEFDGPRERKVYIKIFEG encoded by the coding sequence ATGTTATTTACCTACACAGTTAGGAGTAAAAAAAGGGAAGAATTAATAGACATTACCAACCTTTTATTAGATGCTATAAAAAGATCAGGGGTAAATGAAGGTTTTGCTATTATCTACGCTCCACATACTACTGCAGCCATAACAATTAATGAAAATGCTGATCCAACAGTCAAAGGAGATATTATTAACTACTTATCTAAATTAATACCTAAAAACTACAATTATAAGCATTTAGAAGGAAATTCAGATGCACATATAAAAAGTTCTATTATTGGATGTTCAGAGATGATAATAATAAAAGATGGAAAGCCTATATTAGGCACATGGCAGGGTTTATTTTTTGCAGAATTTGATGGACCAAGAGAAAGAAAAGTTTATATAAAAATTTTTGAAGGGTGA
- a CDS encoding HVO_0476 family zinc finger protein, translating to MERINEICENCGHEEMIVVKKKEFDRAYYYLLKCPKCGYVKEISDKIKLSQAKLIISRYDISVAKVINIPEDQIYKVGDVIEHEGEEIEITKIETPDEKRSALGKEIKVIWGKSLSIPKKLGITINDGNRTYSIYIFVPKDFEFEMGKVYKINEGFFRLKKIKKEKGFSKKAKAKDIVRLYGEVIKPMRRYVDLTEYYRE from the coding sequence ATGGAAAGAATAAATGAAATATGTGAGAATTGTGGGCATGAGGAGATGATTGTAGTTAAAAAGAAGGAGTTTGATAGAGCATATTATTATTTATTAAAGTGTCCCAAGTGTGGTTATGTTAAAGAGATATCTGATAAGATAAAACTCTCCCAGGCCAAATTAATTATAAGTAGATATGACATCTCTGTAGCAAAAGTAATTAATATTCCTGAAGATCAGATTTACAAAGTGGGAGATGTTATAGAACATGAAGGGGAAGAGATAGAGATAACAAAAATAGAAACTCCTGATGAAAAGAGATCAGCATTAGGTAAAGAAATAAAAGTTATATGGGGAAAATCTTTATCAATCCCAAAGAAGTTAGGTATAACAATAAATGATGGAAACAGAACATACAGTATTTATATTTTTGTCCCAAAAGACTTTGAATTTGAGATGGGAAAAGTTTATAAGATAAATGAAGGGTTCTTTAGGTTGAAAAAAATAAAAAAAGAAAAAGGATTTTCAAAAAAAGCTAAGGCAAAAGATATTGTTAGGCTGTATGGAGAGGTTATAAAACCTATGAGAAGATATGTAGATTTAACAGAGTATTACAGAGAATAA
- the ilvC gene encoding ketol-acid reductoisomerase, giving the protein MKIYYDNEVSLDAVKDKVIAVIGYGSQGRAQALNMRDSGLNVILGLRPDGRSWKKAIEDNMNVKTIEEAAKEADIIHMLIPDEVQPIVYKKYIEKHLTEGKTLSFSHGYNIHYGLIIPPDNVNVTMVAPKAPGVKVRETYLEGFGVPGLVAVEQDYTGNALDIALGMAKAIGLTRVGVIKTTFKEETETDLFGEQVVLCGGVTELIKAAFETLVEAGYSPEMAYFETCHELKLIVDLIYQRGLEGMWQSVSNTAEYGGLTRRKRVINEESRKAMKEILKEIQEGDFAKEWSLENQAGAVKLNALRRLEREHLIEKVGKRLRKMCGLEK; this is encoded by the coding sequence GTGAAAATCTACTATGATAATGAGGTTAGTTTAGATGCTGTTAAGGACAAAGTTATTGCTGTAATAGGTTATGGTAGTCAGGGGAGAGCTCAGGCTTTGAATATGAGAGATTCAGGATTAAATGTTATTTTAGGCTTAAGACCCGATGGAAGATCTTGGAAAAAAGCTATAGAAGATAATATGAATGTAAAAACTATAGAAGAAGCTGCTAAAGAAGCTGATATTATACATATGCTTATTCCTGATGAAGTTCAACCTATAGTTTATAAAAAATACATTGAAAAACACTTAACAGAAGGAAAGACCTTAAGTTTCTCTCATGGATATAATATACATTATGGTTTAATAATTCCACCAGATAATGTTAATGTTACAATGGTTGCTCCAAAAGCTCCTGGAGTTAAGGTTAGAGAAACATATTTAGAGGGTTTTGGCGTGCCTGGATTGGTGGCTGTTGAACAAGATTATACAGGAAATGCATTAGATATTGCTTTAGGGATGGCTAAAGCTATAGGGTTAACAAGAGTTGGAGTCATAAAAACTACATTTAAGGAGGAAACAGAAACTGATTTGTTTGGTGAGCAAGTTGTTCTATGTGGTGGAGTAACAGAGTTGATAAAAGCAGCTTTTGAAACATTAGTTGAGGCAGGTTATTCACCAGAAATGGCATATTTTGAGACTTGTCATGAATTAAAGTTAATAGTTGATCTTATATACCAAAGAGGTTTAGAAGGTATGTGGCAAAGTGTCTCAAATACTGCTGAATATGGAGGATTAACAAGAAGAAAGAGAGTAATAAATGAAGAGTCTAGAAAAGCTATGAAAGAAATTTTGAAAGAGATACAAGAAGGAGATTTTGCTAAAGAATGGAGTTTAGAGAACCAGGCAGGAGCTGTTAAGTTAAATGCCTTAAGAAGATTAGAAAGAGAGCATTTAATTGAAAAAGTTGGTAAAAGGTTAAGAAAGATGTGTGGTTTAGAAAAATAA